Proteins encoded by one window of Aspergillus chevalieri M1 DNA, chromosome 6, nearly complete sequence:
- a CDS encoding uncharacterized protein (COG:S;~EggNog:ENOG410Q0I1) — translation MAFPAFRTFMTSQSARMLGATARRAGQQAGRRTYSTAKATEGKGSDLPWLLTSIGLGAPASYWLWQTGRPEKHDDHGHGNHAEHAEPAQEESQEQAEAAPAGEAAPQPDPEAEKPEPKEETKAESTEEKKPEESQPREQDSESKDEQPKEEAKSDDAQPEGEKPKEEAPKSEGEQQPKSGKESEKTSDEKQ, via the exons ATGGCATTCCCTGCTTTCCGCACTTTCATGACCTCCCAGTCTGCCCGCATGCTGGGCGCGACTGCTCGGAGAGCCGGACAGCAGGCTGGTCGTCGCACTTATTCTACCGCGAAGGCTACTGAGGGCAAGGGGTCGGATCTTCCCTG GCTCCTAACCTCCATCGGCCTGGGCGCCCCAGCTTCGTACTGGTTGTGGCAGACCGGTCGCCCCGAGAAGCACGACGACCACGGCCACGGCAATCACGCTGAGCACGCTGAGCCCGCGCAGGAAGAGAGCCAGGAGCAGGCGGAAGCTGCCCCCGCGGGTGAGGCTGCCCCCCAGCCCGACCCCGAGGCGGAGAAGCCGGAGCCCAAAGAAGAGACCAAGGCTGAATCCacggaagagaagaagcctgAGGAGTCTCAGCCCAGGGAACAGGATTCTGAGTCCAAGGATGAGCAGCCCAAGGAAGAGGCTAAGAGTGACGATGCTCAGCCGGAGGGTGAGAAGCCCAAGGAGGAGGCCCCCAAGTCGGAAGGCGAGCAGCAG CCCAAATCCGGGAAAGAGTCTGAAAAGACCTCCGACGAAAAGCAGTAG
- a CDS encoding uncharacterized protein (COG:S;~EggNog:ENOG410PZ4B), whose translation MAPNRVIQDSDDEDDPLSCEAQPPPPIVSPRRENRPANSSWEDDASVVNDDNLQDGVADNQIQEEINHVGDIGVNFDDFLQSQSQDAQRRASISSSQRRREERWIPGRIGNGIARGSGSIAFMMSEIDMAQRRLLDDETPHIGQQIPSTATVPFTESELGYIDQQHQQQSLQGVDYSTLGYPEEYPQVQVPVLHPEWYNSDRNQWVENALNVEAAHTNISTFDRTQSNLSSNAYDSALQGFTNADAAMHETIQTEILNKTPIRSKSLQEPALDSPHDTEPFSSIRSPNVSRSKSENTAQQSAQRQSQENTADELSAHVAVEIPVIQKKKAPKTRKSQPQPEDDDDDELAAPSDSKSNKSKARETSRSRSKKQVDHLNESNGQVETNTPHPITNEPKPLGDTPHTTNPDHDEINLIQLDGPKTQPQPPEPSQTEPNHFTEPPKPLRKEPKKKKLKRGKTTSVTLQKTYEPDVEGDVIWIDDRQHDHRPDSIPTPDSISTPAGDQETLAAVEIPITGGDEEQGNPNPQPALKKRGRKRKKTSEQPYASVEEESTEISGYAPGQRLSSLSVVVEKPANDNDKQTPNPFTVDKTQRSSGLVPGPVPEPEPEPEPEQTSNAPKTPKKLNSAPDIFNQEGQSGQNTLTKPTNNDNKGPSKHSPIAGTSKVPYRVGLSRRARIAPLLKVIRK comes from the exons ATGGCCCCCAACCGCGTGATCCAGGACTccgacgacgaggacgacccTCTTTCCTGCGAGGCTCAACCTCCGCCCCCCATCGTATCTCCCAGGCGAGAGAATCGCCCAGCAAATAGCAGTTGGGAGGACGATGCTTCGGTTGTAAATGACGACAATTTGCAGGATGGTGTTGCTGATAATCAGATCCAAGAAGAGATCAACCATGTTGGAGACATCGGTGTCAACTTCGATGACTTCCTACAGTCGCAGTCGCAAGATGCGCAGAGACGGGCGTCGATATCCTCGTCTCAAcggaggagggaggagaggtgGATTCCGGGCAGGATTGGCAATGGGATTGCGAGGGGATCTGGGTCGATTG CGTTTATGATGTCCGAGATCGACATGGCACAGAGGCGACTGCTTGATGATGAGACTCCACACATTGGACAGCAGATTCCTTCGACTGCAACTGTTCCATTTACAGAATCAGAATTGGGATACATAGATCAGCAACACCAGCAGCAAAGTTTGCAAGGAGTTGATTATAGCACTCTGGGTTATCCTGAGGAGTATCCGCAGGTTCAAGTGCCCGTTTTACACCCTGAGTGGTATAACTCGGATCGAAATCAATGGGTCGAGAATGCCTTGAACGTTGAAGCAGCCCACACCAACATTTCGACGTTTGACCGCACTCAGTCAAATCTATCCTCCAATGCCTACGATTCCGCACTGCAAGGATTTACGAACGCAGACGCCGCAATGCATGAGACTATACAAACAGAGATATTGAATAAAACTCCCATTCGATCAAAATCGCTACAAGAGCCAGCGCTTGACTCTCCACACGATACAGAGCCGTTTTCGTCAATAAGATCACCAAACGTGAGCAGATCGAAAAGCGAGAATACTGCTCAGCAGAGTGCACAGCGGCAGTCTCAAGAAAATACAGCTGACGAACTATCCGCTCATGTTGCTGTTGAAATCCCGGTGAttcagaagaagaaagctcCAAAGACAAGGAAGTCCCAACCGCAACcggaggatgatgacgacgatgaacTCGCTGCACCTAGTGACTCGAAGAGCAATAAGTCAAAGGCTAGGGAGACTAGCCGCTCAAGGAGCAAGAAGCAGGTCGACCATCTCAACGAATCCAACGGACAGGTCGAAACAAACACACCACATCCTATCACCAACGAACCCAAACCCTTAGGTGACACACCCCATACCACAAACCCCGACCACGACGAAATCAACCTCATCCAACTCGACGGCCCCAAAACCCAGCCCCAACCCCCCGAACCCTCACAAACCGAACCCAACCACTTCACAGAACCACCGAAACCACTCCGCAAAGAacccaagaaaaagaaactcaAACGTGGCAAAACAACCTCCGTCACGCTACAGAAAACCTACGAACCAGACGTCGAAGGCGACGTGATTTGGATCGACGACCGACAACACGATCATCGACCGGACTCAATTCCCACTCCCGACTCGATTTCGACTCCCGCGGGAGACCAAGAAACACTCGCTGCAGTAGAGATTCCTATTACCGGCGGAGACGAGGAACAGGGTAATCCTAATCCACAACCGGCGCTGAAGAAACGCGgacggaagaggaagaagacctCTGAGCAACCGTATGCGTCTGTTGAGGAGGAATCAACTGAAATCAGTGGATATGCACCTGGTCAACGTCTCAGCAGCTTGTCCGTTGTCGTCGAGAAGCCTGCgaacgacaacgacaagcAGACGCCAAACCCATTCACAGTCGACAAGACACAACGTTCCTCCGGCCTAGTGCCAGGCCCAGTACCTGaacccgagcccgagcccgaaCCCGAACAGACCTCAAACGCTCCCAAAACGCCCAAGAAATTGAACTCGGCACCGGATATTTTCAACCAAGAAgggcaatctggtcagaacACATTAACCAAACCCACCAATAACGACAACAAAGGACCTAGCAAACATTCTCCCATCGCAGGCACGAGCAAAGTGCCCTACCGTGTCGGATTGAGTCGTCGTGCACGAATTGCGCCTTTGCTGAAGGTTATTAGGAAATGA
- a CDS encoding chitin deacetylase CDA6 (CAZy:CE4;~COG:G;~EggNog:ENOG410PGMP;~InterPro:IPR036861,IPR002509,IPR011330,IPR001002;~PFAM:PF01522;~SECRETED:SignalP(1-20);~go_function: GO:0003824 - catalytic activity [Evidence IEA];~go_function: GO:0008061 - chitin binding [Evidence IEA];~go_function: GO:0016810 - hydrolase activity, acting on carbon-nitrogen (but not peptide) bonds [Evidence IEA];~go_process: GO:0005975 - carbohydrate metabolic process [Evidence IEA]), with protein MHLRDVLAFSTLALAASVSARSIPQPPKDNSPIVSATVDIGGQGSELRTENFENRCGPKYGKCGKGKCCSTAGYCGSSKAHCRSPDCQIDFGHCDALSSPEGPSTEKIRRPKVGTVPYGPNVIRSCVVPGTVALTFDDGPREYTEELLDLLEKYNAKATFFITGNNGGKGPIDDFDMPWSTLIRRMRLEGHQIASHTWSHQDLSKISHDQRKDQLLKNEMALRNILGSFPTYMRPPYSSCLPESGCLDDLGKLGYHVVLYDLDTSDYAHDSREAIQVSKDIFNRALDPWKATDKSWLVIAHDVHEQTVHNLTEHMLRKIRDRGYHAVTVGQCLNDPEEYWYREDSHGPLHVDKQSKGSRKKDNKSKSSTFKAITLDGTCGVNVTCVGSAFGPCCSSAGYCGNSTAHCGTGCQPDFGRCFWPGSDKLLPNGTTIGIPAKPKDTAAGWLPIDKDKDAAKKPVKSEAGSLLKTGTSVTTLALLTSAAVLLS; from the exons ATGCACCTGCGTGACGTCCTTGCATTTTCGACCCTCGCCCTGGCAGCGTCTGTGTCTGCTCGCAGCATTCCACAGCCACCCAAGGACAACTCTCCCATTGTCTCTGCTACTGTGGACATCGGTGGCCAAGGCAGCGAGCTGCGGACGGAGAACTTCGAGAATCGGTGTGGTCCTAAGTACGGCAAGTGTGGAAAGGGCAAGTGTTGCTCCACTGCCG GCTACTGTGGATCGAGCAAGGCTCACTGCCGCTCTCCGGACTGCCAGATCGACTTTGGTCACTGCGATGCCCTTTCCTCTCCCGAGGGTCCGTCCACTGAGAAGATTCGCAGACCGAAGGTTGGCACCGTGCCCTATGGACCGAACGTCATCCGCTCATGTGTCGTCCCGGGTACCGTTGCTTTGACGTTCGACGATGGCCCTAGGGAATACACCGAAGAACTTCTCGATCTGCTAGAGAAGTACAACGCCAAGGCGACCTTCTTCATTACTGGCAATAACGGTGGCAAGGGACCTATCGATGACTTCGACATGCCCTGGAGCACGTTGATTAGACGCATGCGGCTCGAAGGTCATCAAATTGCCAGCCACACCTGGTCTCATCAGGATCTCAGCAAGATCTCGCACGACCAGCGCAAAGACCAGCTCTTGAAGAACGAGATGGCTCTCCGTAACATTCTCGGCAGCTTCCCGACTTACATGCGTCCTCCATACTCGAGCTGCCTTCCCGAGTCCGGCTGTCTTGATGACCTGGGTAAGCTCGGATACCATGTTGTCTTGTACGATCTCGACACGAGCGACTACGCCCACGACAGTCGCGAAGCCATCCAGGTCTCCAAGGACATCTTCAACAGGGCCCTGGATCCATGGAAGGCCACCGACAAATCCTGGTTGGTCATCGCTCACGACGTCCATGAGCAAACCGTCCACAACCTCACGGAGCATATGTTGCGCAAAATCCGGGACCGTGGCTATCATGCGGTGACTGTCGGCCAGTGTCTCAATGACCCCGAGGAGTACTGGTACCGTGAAGACTCCCACGGCCCTCTTCACGTTGACAAACAGAGCAAAGGGAGCCGTAAGAAGGATAACAAGTCCAAGTCCTCAACCTTCAAGGCCATTACTCTGGACGGCACCTGCGGCGTGAATGTCACATGCGTTGGCTCTGCGTTCGGTCCCTGCTGTAGTAGTGCTGGTTATTGCGGCAACTCTACGGCGCACTGCGGTACAGGTTGCCAGCCTGACTTTGGCCGTTGTTTCTGGCCTGGTTCCGACAAGCTTCTTCCCAACGGTACCACCATCGGAATCCCGGCTAAGCCTAAGGATACGGCAGCTGGATGGTTACCGATAGACAAGGACAAGGATGCTGCAAAGAAACCAGTGAAGTCGGAAGCCGGCTCTCTTCTCAAGACGGGCACTTCTGTCACGACATTGGCTTTGCTTACTTCCGCAGCGGTTCTTTTGAGCTGA
- a CDS encoding uncharacterized protein (COG:O;~EggNog:ENOG410PMPS;~InterPro:IPR016024,IPR011989,IPR039852;~go_process: GO:0010265 - SCF complex assembly [Evidence IEA]), with the protein MADRQATQQSLNALLSKLDDPDADLRYMSLNDLLGILTSPNSAYLPHDQHSSTKLADGLLKALDDQHGDVQNQALKCLGPLVVRLPFESLTPLLKKLTDLTASQTIDTSVPNTALRVIVNALPRPQPGQPAAEDEHMAYSAISKVLIPRLTGPTPSPSARRGSVVQGMLEKDPSKGFSSDAIDVSIQVVTCFGSLLSEAELTALQKSVMSIIDNDTAGTVVTKRALSAISAIVLHLSDHQLNEFVGELVESFQSPQLTTVHRRHLIATVGSIARSAPAKFGPHLPTLAPFVFSAVGEENLE; encoded by the exons ATGGCAGACCGACAAGCAACGCAGCAGAGCCTCAACGCTCTGCTCTCCAAGCTCGATGACCCCGATGCGGATTTGAGATACATGTCTCTGAACGATCTCCTTGGCATCCTCACCAGCCCGAACTCAGCCTATCTTCCTCATGACCAACACTCTTCTACAAAACTGGCTGATGGCTTGCTCAAGGCTCTGGATGACCAGCATGGTGACGTTCAAAACCAGGCATTGAAGTG TCTCGGTCCTCTCGTCGTCCGGTTGCCGTTCGAAAGTCTCACGCCGCTCCTCAAGAAACTGACCGACCTGACTGCCTCACAAACCATTGATACCTCCGTCCCGAACACTGCCTTAAGAGTCATCGTGAACGCCCTTCCTCGTCCACAACCCGGACAGCCCGCTGCTGAGGATGAGCACATGGCATACTCGGCAATCTCGAAAGTCTTGATCCCTCGTCTTACCGGCCCCACACCGTCTCCCTCCGCAAGACGCGGTTCTGTCGTACAGGGCATGCTGGAGAAGGATCCTTCCAAGGGCTTCAGCAGTGATGCCATTGATGTTTCAATCCAGGTCGTGACGTGCTTTGGGTCGCTTCTCAGCGAGGCGGAATTAACAGCCCTGCAAAAGTCCGTCATGTCCATTATCGATAACGACACGGCTGGTACCGTGGTCACGAAGCGTGCATTGTCAGCCATCTCGGCGATTGTCCTGCATCTTTCGGATCATCAGCTCAACGAGTTTGTTGGTGAACTTGTGGAGAGCTTCCAATCTCCGCAATTGACTACCGTCCACCGCCGACACTTGATTGCCACCGTTGGAAGCATAGCGAGAAGTGCTCCCGCCAAGTTTGGTCCTCATCTACCAACTCTGGCGCCGTTCGTCTTTTCTGCGGTCGGAGAGGAGAATCTCGAG TAG